The following proteins are co-located in the Pomacea canaliculata isolate SZHN2017 linkage group LG8, ASM307304v1, whole genome shotgun sequence genome:
- the LOC112570192 gene encoding mitochondrial import receptor subunit TOM20 homolog has protein sequence MRLRHYLLRFGLPYNFYLQRGIEMMSRTTLGIAAAGAGLCFIGYCIYFDQKRRSDPDFKQKLREKRKKLRQQKQAQSKTQLPDLSSPEAMQRFFLQEVQQGEELLAAGDIENGVEHLSNAVAVCGQPQQLLQVLQQTLPPQVFQLLIQRLPSAGQRLMMSSAAAGGGDQSASLEEDDLE, from the exons ATGCGTTTACGTCACTACCTGCTCCGTTTTGGCTTGCCATATAACTTCTACCTGCAGCGTGGTATTGAGATGATGTCAAGAACGACGTTAGGAATCGCTGCCGCAGGCGCAGGCCTTTGTTTCATAGGctattgcatttattttgatcAGAAAAGGAGAAGTGATCCCGATTTTAAGCAGAAATTACGAGAAA AAAGGAAAAAGTTGAGGCAGCAAAAACAAGCCCAGTCGAAAACTCAG CTGCCAGACCTGTCAAGCCCAGAGGCTATGCAGCGCTTCTTCCTTCAGGAAGTGCAGCAGGGAGAGGAACTCTTGGCAGCAG GTGACATCGAGAATGGAGTGGAACACCTGAGCAATGCTGTTGCTGTATGTGGACAGCCTCAGCAGCTGCTTCAGGTGCTGCAGCAGACACTGCCTCCTCAGGTATTCCAGCTCCTTATCCAGAGACTGCCTTCAGCAGGACAG CGTCTCATGATGAGCAGCGCCGCAGCTGGAGGAGGAGATCAGTCAGCATCACTAGAGGAAGATGATTTGGAGTAA